The following nucleotide sequence is from Anopheles stephensi strain Indian chromosome 3, UCI_ANSTEP_V1.0, whole genome shotgun sequence.
CGCTTGGTAGGCGATAAAGTGCTCCTCATCGCGAGCGGTTGCTCCCTTGCGCCGCTTTGGTCCCTGCTCGCCCTCGTTTTCGTTCGCTTTGCTGTTCAGCTTCTCCTGCTCTTCCGCATCGAGTTCGGCCAGCTTGCGCTTGTGCTTCTCGATCTTGGCCTCATCCGCTTCACGCTTTTGCGTCATCGCCACGAGCTCTCGGGCGTGTGCCTTCGGGTTCAGCTCGAAGATGGTCGCTTGTGGACGGTAGCTTTTCATGCGCGCCAGGAAATCGTTCCGGAACGCATCCGCATCAACGGTGGACGAAGCCGTGGGCACCTTTTTTACCTCCTGCTTTGGAGCGTCctctttcgctttcgctttcgttATGGAAATCAGCTTCccctttttcgttttcttgcCCTTCGCTCCACCGTCCAGTGGGTCGGTGTTTCCCTGCAGAAAGTCTTCCAGCACACCCAGTTCAtcgattttaaagtttttcgcCCGCTTGTTGGATGCCGCTGATGCTGCCGGTCGCGTTACGAAGTACTGCTTGTACGCATTGTTGCTCACCCGGTATGCGGTCGCGAGGTCCACGTGCGTTACGTACTCCTGCACGAGCAAGTGTTCCGTTTCCTGCGTGTCCGGTGGCACGATCCCGATCGTTTTCCGGTCGGCTAGATTGAGCGGTCGATTCAGAAACATGTGCAGGTCGATCAGATGAGCGATATCGTCGTTCGAGAAGATGGAATAGGCCGTTCCACTGCGACCGGCACGAGCGCATCGGCCGACGCGATGGATGAACAGCTTCGGTTTGCCCGGGAAGTGCAGATTGATGACGTAGTCTAGCGTTGGTATGTCGAGACCGCGTGCGGCAACGTCCGTTACGACGAGCACGTTCACCTTGCGGTGCGTAAACTTGGCCGTGTTGATTTTGCGCGCGGATGCATCCAGTCCGGAGTAGACGTGACTGTTGGGAACTCCTGCTTTGGTCAGCATCTGAGAAGAACCAAAATCAACTATGGGAACTGGAAGGCAATGCACAAGCAGCTGATACTTACCAACGAAATCAATTCCACGTGATGCTGCGTACCGGCAAAAATGACCGTCTGCGCCGTGCTCGGGATCACATCGCGTAACAACACCAATAGTGTGGCGTACCGTTCCGCCGGCCGACAGTAAATGTATTTCAGATCGAGCGTGTCCGGTATCTTCGATTCCACGTCCAGTCGTATCAGTACCGGCTGGCATAGGCCTGCCGTTGCAAAGTCCACCATCTGCTTAGGCAACGTCGCACTGAAGAGAACCATTTGGCGCGATTCCGGCAGTCGCTTGATCGTTTCGGTCAGCTGCTCGCCGAACCCCATCTCGAACAGTCGGTCCGCTTCATCCAGCACACAGTACTGTACCGAGCTCAGCTTCAGATCCATCTCCACACAAAGATGCAGAAACCGGCCTGGCGTAGCTACGATCACGTCCGGCAGCGTGTGTACCGCGGCAAACTGGGAATCCATTGAATCTCCGCCCAGCACCAGAATCGACTTCAAATCCATAAACCGTCCCAAATGCTTAAGAAACTTGTACGTCTGTATGGCAAGTTCGCGGGTTGGCGAAAGAATCAGGGCCCGTGCTCCACCGCCCGCCTTCGCCTCGCGCTGCTTCAGCTTCTCGAACATCGGGATCAGAAAGCAACCCGTCTTACCGGAACCGGTCTTTGCCATCGCCACCACATCGCGCCCGTCCATGATGAGGGGAATCGTTTTGCGCTGAATCGGGGTCGGGATTTTGTAGCCCATCTTCAGGATTCCCTTCAGCACGGGTGCGCTCAGTCCCATCGCCTGGAATCCGCCCGACTTTTTCTTGCCCTTTCCCTTGCCTTTGTCCGGATCATCGTCGTAGTCGACTTCGGCCTTGTAGAGCGTAAAGCCTGGCACCTCGTCCAGTGCCATTACACTCATTTTGTGCGTTCTAAATCGTTTTCCAGCCTCGTTTTGCAACGTGTGGGTAAATTCGGTCGACCGGCTGCCGTTTTTGAACGAAACACGAGGTTTTGGTGCTGTTGTTTACGTTCCTTCATCCGATGACAGCTGTCCGTTTTGTACTAAAAAGGCGGATGACGTTCGTTTGACATTTGGGACGATTTGTTTGCTTGGAAAGATTGTCAACAACGTCCTTGAGATTGTAAACAATTGTTCCGAAAGAGCTTGTGCCGGGGTTTTTCTTTACGAAAATTCTATCAGAAGATATTCAGCACACCTCAGAACAATGGATAACATTAGCGATGCGGCCAACAAAACAATCGGAAGTACTGAAAAGGAAGAGAACCCAAAAGTGTCGGAAGAAAACAACTCACAAGGGAAGGATTCGGAACAAATTGAACCCAACAAAGGATGCTCTCCTCCGGTGGGAGAAGGCTCAAGGGAAAGCGAACCATCCTGCAGTAAAGAACCCGACGAGGAAGATGAAACAATGCTGAAAGAAAAACTCCAAACACTGAAGGGCGATCGAATCGGGGAAACGATGTACTCGGAGCGCTTCGTCCTGTCCACCATCCTGAAGCTATCGAAGCAAGGCAACCGTTTGCTGGAGGATGACGAAGAGTTCGAGCATGACCTTTGCAACCTGTGGGACATGACGATTGAGCCGGACGTGGTACGCTTTCTTCTCGAGCAGGATGTCATCGAACTGTTTCTTGCTTTGGCCGCCGCATCGGAGGATTTTCGCTTAATCGAGATTCTGTTCGGCATCATCGGCAATATGTGTTGCGTGGAGGAGATGCACGATTTGTTCTATCGGCAGAGCAATTTGCTGGTAAGCTTCTGCGACTTTCTCTCCATTACCGATGCTCCGGTGTTGGTGCAGCTGATGCGAACGCTTACGACGCTCTTCGACCGGTCGGACGACGAACGATACCATTGGTTTGGTGTGATGAAGAAGGTGGACAATCTGACGGAAAAGCTTTCACTCATCCTCGCTACCAGCACCAACAGGGCGCTGCTAGAGCATACGGCCGAGACAGTGGGCGCAATGATCAATCGGTTTACCGAGGCAGAGGTGGATTATGCACAGCTAAACGAGTTCTATCGCCTGTTCGGTAAGAGCTGCCTACTCGAAGGACTGTTCGAAGCGTTCAAGCAGCTGTTCCCGTTCCCCGCTCGACGAGAAGCGGCTGGCGATGGGTTCGACGAAGAAACGCTAACACTGAAGGACATTAAAACGATGCGTCGTTTTCTCGAGATTCACGAACACTTTATCCTGAGCTCGAACGAGCTGTACGAAGCGTACGTTAGCGAGGTGGATCAATGCGTTCACCGCGTGCTTTCATCGTTTGTGAACGAGTGCGTACTGTTTCCAGTGACGAAAAACCATATCTGCATTTTTGTATCGATCAGCAACATTTACAGCGGCATTATGTACCACTTCCGGGCGGAATCGTTCGTCTGTATGGTAAAGATTTATGATCAGCTGGCAGATGCACTCAAAAACCCACCACGGGAGCATGCGCCTGTCTCCAGCCGATCAACCGAGAATGGTACGGCCCCCATGGAGGAAGGTGAAGACGCAGAAGCAGAAGATGATGGTGGAGCGTTTGACGTGGAGACGGCATGTGCCGAGGTACGAGAAGCAATCTTCTTCCTCGTAGGACCGATCGATGAACAAATAATCCGGGCGGCGATTAGGATGGGGCAGCTAAAGGAATCCACCTTTGAGCAGATGTGCCGCGAATTGCGAGAGACGATGGACGGTGAGCCGTTGCTGTACCAGACTTGTGCGAAGCTCATGAGCGCGGTGAGAGAGCCTACCGAAGAAGAAGCTGACGTTCCCATGCTGGCAACTAACCATGCAGCAGAGCAGTTTTAAACCTAActttaaatacaaataaaaccaccttcttctttttcacaCATCGAGTCGTCCTTTGCATTCATCGACGGGGATACCGGTTTATTCGCCAGATGAACGCTGTTCAGCAAACGTCCGAATCGGTGAAGCATTTGAGTAACAGGTCCCAGGATGAGGCAGGTATCGACTCACCATCTCCTTTGCTGGACTTTCGCTTTTCCAACAGCGCACGGTAAGACTCGAGCAGCGCTGCACTCTTTTCCGGCAGTATGCGACTTATCACACGCACCCAGTTCCCTCGCACTGCATCGTACAGTGGCAGGAGCACGCCTGCCATCGGCACTACATCCTCCTTCGTCACTAAGCGTAACAAATGGGCCAGCGCAAGGcacagctgctcctgcagcgAATCTCTTCGTTT
It contains:
- the LOC118512183 gene encoding ATP-dependent RNA helicase DDX54; translation: MSVMALDEVPGFTLYKAEVDYDDDPDKGKGKGKKKSGGFQAMGLSAPVLKGILKMGYKIPTPIQRKTIPLIMDGRDVVAMAKTGSGKTGCFLIPMFEKLKQREAKAGGGARALILSPTRELAIQTYKFLKHLGRFMDLKSILVLGGDSMDSQFAAVHTLPDVIVATPGRFLHLCVEMDLKLSSVQYCVLDEADRLFEMGFGEQLTETIKRLPESRQMVLFSATLPKQMVDFATAGLCQPVLIRLDVESKIPDTLDLKYIYCRPAERYATLLVLLRDVIPSTAQTVIFAGTQHHVELISLMLTKAGVPNSHVYSGLDASARKINTAKFTHRKVNVLVVTDVAARGLDIPTLDYVINLHFPGKPKLFIHRVGRCARAGRSGTAYSIFSNDDIAHLIDLHMFLNRPLNLADRKTIGIVPPDTQETEHLLVQEYVTHVDLATAYRVSNNAYKQYFVTRPAASAASNKRAKNFKIDELGVLEDFLQGNTDPLDGGAKGKKTKKGKLISITKAKAKEDAPKQEVKKVPTASSTVDADAFRNDFLARMKSYRPQATIFELNPKAHARELVAMTQKREADEAKIEKHKRKLAELDAEEQEKLNSKANENEGEQGPKRRKGATARDEEHFIAYQAKDAAEEDGYAIDNFARQANSAELSVVGDTAEGQRMHRQLQKWDRKKKKMVNVENPRAGKIRTEHGVWIAASYKTGRYDKWKERTKVDEKLMAEQAQASDDEGGEAGASAVPIVQRQYPHTHWGRHNAKADLRKLRDLDLKTPEQIVKKRLEKETKQEREKAARLKNIQRKKRALAKRKGKGKGK
- the LOC118512184 gene encoding uncharacterized protein LOC118512184, which gives rise to MDNISDAANKTIGSTEKEENPKVSEENNSQGKDSEQIEPNKGCSPPVGEGSRESEPSCSKEPDEEDETMLKEKLQTLKGDRIGETMYSERFVLSTILKLSKQGNRLLEDDEEFEHDLCNLWDMTIEPDVVRFLLEQDVIELFLALAAASEDFRLIEILFGIIGNMCCVEEMHDLFYRQSNLLVSFCDFLSITDAPVLVQLMRTLTTLFDRSDDERYHWFGVMKKVDNLTEKLSLILATSTNRALLEHTAETVGAMINRFTEAEVDYAQLNEFYRLFGKSCLLEGLFEAFKQLFPFPARREAAGDGFDEETLTLKDIKTMRRFLEIHEHFILSSNELYEAYVSEVDQCVHRVLSSFVNECVLFPVTKNHICIFVSISNIYSGIMYHFRAESFVCMVKIYDQLADALKNPPREHAPVSSRSTENGTAPMEEGEDAEAEDDGGAFDVETACAEVREAIFFLVGPIDEQIIRAAIRMGQLKESTFEQMCRELRETMDGEPLLYQTCAKLMSAVREPTEEEADVPMLATNHAAEQF